The proteins below are encoded in one region of Corynebacterium sphenisci DSM 44792:
- the lysS gene encoding lysine--tRNA ligase, with the protein MTEQTNPAQNPAADDLPEQLKVRRAKRDRLLAEGTDPYPVAVPRTHTLAEVRAGWGSLEAGQETDDVVTVVGRVIFVRTTGKLCFATLQEGDGTQLQAMLSLREVGEGRLADFKADVDLGDFITVTGRVISSRRGELSVMATAWAMAAKALRPLPVAHKEMSEDTRVRHRYTDLIMRPAARRTALTRIKVIRALRHALERRGFLEVETPMLQTLHGGAAARPFVTRSNALDLDLYLRIAPELYLKRCVVGGLERVFEINRNFRNEGIDSSHSPEFAMLEYYQAYGTYDDSARTVREVIQEVCEEVFGSTTVTLADGAEYDFGGEWPQLEMYPSLNEALAAKHPGEAAVTIDSTVAELRALADRVGLAVPADGGWGHGKLVEELWEHLCADRLHGPVFVRDFPVETSPLTRQHRDKPGVTEKWDLYVRGFELATGYSELVDPVVQRERFADQARLAAGGDEEAMVLDEDFLHAMEQGMPPTTGVGMGIDRLLMAFTGLGIRETVLFPTVKPERDS; encoded by the coding sequence GTGACCGAGCAGACGAACCCCGCCCAGAACCCCGCCGCCGATGATCTGCCCGAGCAGCTGAAGGTGCGCCGCGCCAAGCGCGACCGGCTGCTCGCCGAGGGCACCGACCCCTACCCGGTGGCGGTGCCGCGCACGCACACCCTCGCCGAGGTGCGCGCCGGCTGGGGGAGCCTCGAGGCGGGCCAGGAGACCGACGACGTGGTCACCGTGGTGGGCCGGGTGATCTTCGTGCGCACCACCGGCAAGCTCTGCTTCGCCACCCTGCAGGAGGGCGACGGCACCCAGCTGCAGGCGATGCTCAGCCTCCGGGAGGTCGGCGAGGGGCGGCTCGCGGACTTCAAGGCGGACGTCGACCTCGGCGACTTCATCACCGTCACCGGCCGGGTGATCTCCTCCCGGCGCGGGGAGCTGTCCGTGATGGCCACCGCATGGGCCATGGCCGCCAAGGCGCTGCGCCCGCTGCCGGTGGCGCACAAGGAGATGAGCGAGGACACCCGGGTGCGGCACCGCTACACCGACCTCATCATGCGCCCGGCGGCCCGGCGCACCGCGCTGACCCGGATCAAGGTGATCCGGGCGCTGCGGCACGCCCTGGAGCGCCGCGGCTTCCTCGAGGTGGAGACGCCGATGCTGCAGACCCTGCACGGCGGGGCCGCCGCCCGGCCCTTCGTCACCCGCTCCAACGCCCTCGACCTGGACCTGTACCTGCGGATCGCCCCCGAGCTGTACCTCAAGCGGTGCGTGGTCGGCGGCCTGGAGCGGGTCTTCGAGATCAACCGCAACTTCCGCAACGAGGGCATCGACTCCTCCCACAGCCCCGAGTTCGCGATGCTGGAGTACTACCAGGCCTACGGCACCTACGACGATTCCGCGCGCACCGTGCGCGAGGTGATCCAGGAGGTCTGCGAGGAGGTCTTCGGCTCCACCACGGTGACCCTGGCCGACGGCGCCGAATACGACTTCGGCGGCGAGTGGCCGCAGCTGGAGATGTACCCCTCGCTCAACGAGGCGCTCGCCGCCAAGCACCCCGGGGAGGCGGCGGTCACCATCGACTCCACCGTCGCCGAGCTGAGGGCGCTGGCCGACCGGGTCGGCCTGGCCGTGCCCGCCGACGGCGGCTGGGGCCACGGCAAGCTCGTCGAGGAGCTGTGGGAGCACCTGTGCGCCGATCGGCTGCACGGCCCGGTGTTCGTCCGGGACTTCCCCGTGGAGACCTCCCCGCTGACCCGGCAGCACCGGGACAAGCCCGGGGTGACCGAGAAGTGGGATCTCTACGTGCGCGGCTTCGAGCTGGCCACCGGCTACTCCGAGCTGGTGGACCCGGTGGTGCAGCGGGAGCGCTTCGCCGACCAGGCCCGCCTGGCCGCCGGCGGCGACGAGGAGGCGATGGTCCTCGACGAGGACTTCCTGCACGCCATGGAGCAGGGCATGCCGCCGACCACCGGGGTCGGCATGGGCATCGACCGGCTGCTCATGGCCTTCACCGGCCTGGGCATCCGGGAGACGGTGCTCTTCCCCACGGTGAAGCCCGAACGCGACTCCTGA
- a CDS encoding dihydroxyacetone kinase subunit DhaK: MRSFFDDTGTVFDLGLAGLVAGREDIHRDPGGFLALDDPGPGVAVLSGGGSGHEPLHAGFLGRGMLAAVCPGRVFTSPNARQILAATRAVDRGAGVLHVVKNYTGDVMNFGVAARLAAAEGIRVETVLVADDLATSLGDSGGEGSGPGRRGTAATILVEKACGAAAARGADLDEVARVGRRVAAGAASLAVSVGGAGVPGGAGSLGLGADEVEFGVGIHGERGVERRNRRDIREAVADMVAAAHAAAGCPDRCLLLVNGLGGLAGLELSAILGLAAGALADRGARVARTMCGDFVTAWAMPGFSVTVLGVDDELLGLLDEPTTAPGWAAPARWRGAAAPAADGDPAPARARGPVQAELTAWRDRVLAARDELTELDRRAGDGDFGDNMAAALGAVPSPLRGDLAGALGALGESYLVHAGGTSGAVFGLFLSTMAARAGAAAGPAEADLAALARAGLDAVVDLGGARVGDGTVVDAIEPAVRALEEGAAPAAAAEAARAGAAATADLVAGKGRASYVGEAARGVLDPGALVMAWFFEELAG, from the coding sequence ATGCGGAGCTTCTTCGATGACACCGGGACCGTCTTCGATCTGGGCCTGGCCGGCCTCGTGGCCGGCCGGGAGGACATCCACCGGGATCCGGGCGGGTTCCTCGCCCTCGACGATCCCGGTCCCGGGGTGGCGGTGCTCTCCGGCGGCGGCAGCGGCCATGAGCCGCTGCACGCCGGGTTCCTCGGCCGCGGGATGCTCGCCGCGGTATGCCCCGGCCGGGTGTTCACCTCCCCCAACGCCCGCCAGATCCTCGCCGCCACCCGGGCCGTGGACCGGGGCGCCGGGGTGCTGCACGTGGTGAAGAACTACACGGGGGACGTGATGAACTTCGGGGTGGCCGCCCGGCTCGCCGCCGCGGAGGGGATCCGGGTGGAGACGGTGCTGGTCGCCGATGACCTGGCCACCTCCCTCGGCGACTCCGGCGGGGAGGGTTCCGGACCGGGCCGCCGCGGCACCGCGGCGACGATCCTGGTGGAGAAGGCCTGCGGGGCGGCGGCCGCCCGCGGCGCGGATCTCGACGAGGTGGCGCGGGTGGGCCGCCGGGTCGCCGCCGGCGCGGCCTCCCTGGCGGTCTCCGTCGGCGGGGCCGGGGTGCCCGGCGGGGCGGGGTCGCTGGGGCTCGGCGCCGACGAGGTCGAATTCGGCGTGGGCATCCACGGGGAACGCGGCGTGGAGCGCCGGAACCGGCGCGATATCCGGGAGGCGGTGGCCGACATGGTCGCCGCGGCCCATGCCGCGGCGGGCTGCCCCGATCGGTGCCTGCTCCTGGTCAACGGCCTCGGCGGGCTCGCCGGCCTGGAGCTCTCCGCGATCCTGGGCCTGGCCGCGGGGGCCCTGGCCGACCGCGGCGCGCGGGTGGCGCGCACCATGTGCGGCGATTTCGTCACCGCCTGGGCGATGCCCGGGTTCTCGGTGACCGTGCTGGGCGTGGACGATGAGCTGCTGGGGCTGCTCGACGAGCCCACCACCGCGCCCGGCTGGGCGGCCCCGGCCCGCTGGCGCGGGGCGGCCGCCCCGGCCGCGGACGGGGACCCCGCCCCGGCGCGGGCCCGGGGCCCGGTCCAGGCCGAGCTCACCGCATGGCGGGATCGGGTGCTCGCGGCCCGCGATGAGCTCACCGAACTCGACCGCAGGGCCGGCGACGGCGATTTCGGGGACAACATGGCCGCCGCGCTGGGCGCCGTGCCCTCGCCGCTGCGCGGTGATCTGGCCGGGGCGCTGGGCGCCCTCGGCGAGTCCTACCTGGTGCACGCCGGGGGCACCTCCGGGGCGGTGTTCGGCCTGTTCCTGTCCACGATGGCCGCCCGCGCCGGGGCGGCGGCGGGCCCGGCGGAGGCGGATCTGGCGGCGCTGGCCCGCGCCGGCCTGGACGCGGTCGTCGATCTCGGCGGCGCCCGGGTGGGCGACGGCACCGTGGTCGACGCGATCGAGCCGGCGGTGCGCGCCCTGGAGGAGGGCGCGGCTCCGGCGGCCGCGGCGGAGGCGGCCCGCGCGGGCGCCGCGGCGACCGCCGACCTCGTCGCCGGCAAGGGCCGGGCCAGCTACGTCGGGGAGGCCGCCCGCGGCGTGCTGGATCCCGGCGCGCTGGTCATGGCGTGGTTCTTCGAGGAGCTCGCCGGCTAG
- a CDS encoding helix-turn-helix domain-containing protein, with product MAPPASPEEGHRVRCHLDRLLAERDLTLRALSELVGVSTVNLSVLKNDRARAVRFSTLTALCDALDCTPGELFSVEPR from the coding sequence ATGGCGCCCCCGGCATCCCCGGAGGAGGGCCACCGGGTCCGCTGCCACCTGGACCGGCTGCTGGCGGAGCGGGACCTCACCCTGCGGGCCCTGTCCGAGCTGGTCGGGGTCAGCACGGTGAACCTCTCCGTGCTGAAGAACGACCGGGCCCGGGCGGTGCGCTTCTCCACCCTCACCGCGCTCTGCGACGCCCTGGACTGCACCCCCGGGGAGCTGTTCAGCGTCGAGCCCCGTTAG
- the panD gene encoding aspartate 1-decarboxylase, whose translation MHRTMLKSKIHRATVTQADLHYVGSCTIDADLMEAADLLEGEAVDIVDIDNGNRLTTYCITGERGSGIISINGAAARLISPGDLVIIIGYGLMDEAEARQRRPRVIFVDAENRILESGGDPADVPADSGLRDPRRPE comes from the coding sequence ATGCACCGCACCATGCTGAAATCCAAGATCCACCGGGCCACGGTGACCCAGGCGGATCTGCACTACGTGGGCTCGTGCACCATCGACGCCGATCTCATGGAGGCCGCGGACCTGCTCGAGGGCGAGGCCGTGGACATCGTGGACATCGACAACGGCAACCGGCTGACCACCTACTGCATCACGGGGGAGCGCGGCAGCGGGATCATCTCCATCAACGGCGCCGCCGCCCGGCTGATCAGCCCCGGGGATCTGGTGATCATCATCGGCTACGGGCTGATGGACGAGGCCGAGGCGCGGCAGCGCCGCCCCCGGGTGATCTTCGTCGACGCGGAGAACCGGATCCTGGAGTCCGGCGGGGATCCGGCGGACGTGCCCGCCGACTCCGGGCTGCGCGATCCGCGCCGGCCCGAGTAG
- a CDS encoding DUF2520 domain-containing protein yields the protein MAAPRLSVGVISAGAVGVAVGAALERVGHRVRAVVAPSAASATRARLRLPGARVGDIADVAGHAELILLAVPDPALPAVAEEVARHVGPGRIVVHVAGALGRAVLDPVALTGAMTIAAHPAMTFAGVAADVDRLAGCHWGVTVGDDLSRTVAELLIGELGGRAVLIPERSRTLYHAAMAHGANHLGAVVGDAVRILAEAVGDRGPAVDLLAPLLSASLDNVLRYGDSALTGPAARDDAAAVAAHLRELERAVPGAAPGYATLARRIAQLRGCPEVLRLLDAEGR from the coding sequence GTGGCTGCGCCGCGCCTGAGCGTCGGCGTCATCTCCGCCGGCGCGGTGGGCGTGGCCGTCGGCGCCGCCCTGGAGCGCGTCGGGCACCGGGTGCGCGCCGTGGTCGCCCCCTCGGCGGCCTCCGCCACCCGCGCCCGGCTGCGCCTGCCCGGCGCCCGGGTGGGCGATATCGCCGACGTCGCCGGCCATGCCGAGCTCATCCTGCTCGCGGTGCCCGACCCGGCGCTGCCGGCGGTCGCCGAGGAGGTCGCCCGGCACGTCGGCCCCGGCCGGATCGTGGTGCACGTCGCCGGGGCGCTGGGTCGGGCGGTGCTCGATCCGGTGGCGCTGACCGGGGCGATGACCATCGCCGCGCATCCCGCGATGACCTTCGCCGGGGTGGCCGCGGACGTGGACCGGCTGGCCGGCTGCCACTGGGGGGTCACCGTCGGCGACGACCTCTCCCGCACCGTCGCGGAACTGCTGATCGGCGAACTCGGCGGCCGGGCCGTGCTCATCCCGGAGCGCTCCCGGACGCTGTACCACGCGGCGATGGCGCATGGCGCCAACCACCTGGGCGCGGTGGTCGGCGACGCGGTGCGGATCCTCGCCGAGGCGGTCGGCGACCGGGGCCCGGCGGTGGACTTGCTGGCCCCGCTGCTCTCCGCCAGCCTGGACAACGTGCTGCGCTACGGAGACTCCGCGCTCACCGGGCCGGCCGCCCGCGATGACGCCGCCGCGGTGGCCGCGCACCTGCGCGAACTGGAGCGGGCGGTGCCCGGGGCGGCCCCGGGCTACGCCACCCTGGCCCGCCGGATCGCGCAGCTGCGGGGCTGCCCGGAGGTGCTCCGGCTGCTCGACGCCGAGGGGCGCTGA
- a CDS encoding DUF6779 domain-containing protein, translated as MTHPDEFRDSAAGEDADYGGSAEADWTGEDDYGYDGYDYPDAAAEVDSAEDEGAERVGLLLMAALVVLAVAASIIMLFATSTGWMKIAVLAGLWAAVVGAVLTTRYRRQLAGERRRRDELERRHRAELDKELATHREQELILEQNYLDSLDAGRDETLAQLRAEIAALREHLAELLGENIEDERIALRARAERLRELDAPAQPSPMRDPQAHDRPEPRARAHRAQVTAEQTPPRFGAAARPRPARGEEPVDVPEVDDAAPRAGETPATPAQPAKPARTTAPAEPAKSAEPATPAEPGGSAATGRPDPAAAQWAAPETPAAGARRHHRAEEPAEAGPEQSRPGSRPVSRPVTRPAAEPAAAATPAADATTAPPTEAAARPRAAHRAPEDGSARQPWLASGRQEPQQPARARWSAEPATEAKPEPKPEPKPEPKQEPKAEPTTAAGSRPSHRAPEGAAATGAPAAGEGSGGRAEPRRGRRRAEDRADGLTVAELLAQMRERKDS; from the coding sequence ATGACGCACCCCGACGAGTTCCGCGACAGCGCCGCCGGCGAGGACGCCGACTACGGCGGGTCCGCCGAGGCGGACTGGACCGGCGAGGACGACTACGGCTACGACGGCTACGACTACCCCGACGCCGCCGCCGAGGTCGACTCCGCCGAGGACGAGGGTGCCGAACGGGTGGGCCTGCTGCTCATGGCCGCCCTGGTGGTGCTCGCCGTGGCGGCGAGCATCATCATGCTCTTCGCCACCTCCACCGGCTGGATGAAGATCGCGGTGCTCGCCGGGCTGTGGGCGGCGGTGGTCGGCGCGGTGCTGACCACCCGGTACCGCCGGCAGCTGGCCGGGGAGCGCCGCCGCCGCGATGAGCTGGAGCGGCGGCATCGCGCGGAGCTGGACAAGGAGCTGGCCACGCACCGGGAGCAGGAGCTCATCCTGGAGCAGAACTACCTGGACTCCCTCGACGCCGGCCGGGACGAGACCCTGGCCCAGCTGCGCGCCGAAATCGCCGCGCTGCGCGAGCACCTCGCCGAGCTGCTCGGGGAGAACATCGAGGACGAGCGGATCGCGCTGCGCGCCCGCGCGGAGCGGCTGCGCGAGCTCGACGCCCCGGCGCAGCCCTCGCCGATGCGGGATCCGCAGGCCCACGACCGCCCGGAGCCGCGGGCCCGGGCGCACCGGGCGCAGGTCACCGCGGAGCAGACCCCGCCGCGCTTCGGCGCCGCCGCCCGGCCCCGGCCGGCCCGCGGCGAGGAGCCGGTGGACGTGCCCGAGGTCGACGACGCCGCCCCGCGCGCCGGTGAAACCCCCGCCACCCCCGCGCAGCCGGCGAAGCCCGCGCGGACCACGGCGCCCGCCGAACCCGCCAAGTCCGCCGAACCCGCGACGCCGGCGGAACCGGGCGGATCCGCGGCCACCGGACGGCCCGACCCGGCCGCGGCGCAGTGGGCGGCCCCCGAGACCCCGGCCGCCGGCGCCCGCCGGCATCACCGGGCCGAGGAGCCGGCCGAGGCAGGCCCCGAGCAGTCGCGGCCGGGCTCCCGGCCGGTGAGCCGCCCGGTGACCCGGCCGGCCGCCGAGCCCGCCGCGGCGGCCACGCCCGCCGCCGACGCCACGACCGCGCCGCCGACGGAGGCCGCGGCGCGGCCCCGGGCCGCGCACCGCGCCCCCGAGGACGGGTCCGCGCGGCAGCCCTGGCTCGCCTCCGGCCGGCAGGAGCCGCAGCAGCCGGCCCGGGCCCGCTGGTCCGCGGAGCCCGCGACCGAGGCGAAGCCCGAGCCCAAGCCGGAGCCGAAGCCCGAGCCGAAGCAGGAGCCGAAGGCGGAGCCGACGACCGCGGCGGGTTCCCGGCCCAGCCACCGGGCGCCGGAGGGCGCCGCCGCGACCGGCGCCCCGGCCGCGGGGGAGGGCTCCGGCGGGCGCGCCGAACCGCGCCGCGGCCGGCGCCGGGCGGAGGACCGCGCCGACGGGCTCACCGTCGCCGAGCTGCTCGCCCAGATGCGCGAGCGGAAGGACTCCTAG
- a CDS encoding DUF3180 family protein, with the protein MRGTGVGALLAVAAAAAVLAFAAVRALFGSFVFHWTDLLFPWALTAGCAAAARWVRRVLAEERVGQDRSQVHPLTIARLCTAGSAAAWLGAVLGGAYAGAAAWLLPRWGVLAAVAEEGPTVLVGVATGTALAAAGLWLERSCRVPPEDGDPPRLPGLAAEPR; encoded by the coding sequence GTGAGGGGCACCGGCGTCGGCGCGCTGCTCGCGGTCGCGGCCGCGGCGGCGGTGCTCGCCTTCGCCGCGGTGCGCGCCCTGTTCGGCTCCTTCGTCTTCCACTGGACCGATCTGCTCTTCCCCTGGGCGCTGACCGCCGGCTGCGCCGCCGCGGCGCGCTGGGTGCGCCGGGTGCTCGCCGAGGAGCGGGTGGGCCAGGACCGGTCCCAGGTGCACCCGCTGACCATCGCCCGGCTGTGCACCGCGGGCAGCGCCGCCGCCTGGTTGGGGGCGGTGCTCGGCGGGGCGTATGCGGGGGCGGCGGCCTGGCTGCTGCCGCGCTGGGGGGTGCTCGCCGCGGTCGCTGAGGAGGGCCCGACGGTGCTGGTCGGGGTGGCCACCGGGACGGCGCTGGCGGCGGCCGGGCTGTGGCTGGAGCGCTCCTGCCGGGTGCCGCCGGAGGACGGCGATCCGCCGCGCCTGCCGGGGCTGGCCGCCGAGCCCCGGTAG
- the folK gene encoding 2-amino-4-hydroxy-6-hydroxymethyldihydropteridine diphosphokinase, translating into MADHPADPAAPAAPLRAVLSIGGNVGDAAARLRGVDRAFGPAVVARSGFYATAPWGGVAQDDFLNAVLIVEVADTPRGLLRRCQDLERAADRVREVRWGPRTLDVDIIAARTPAGAVHANTPELTLPHPRAHLRAFVLVPWLEADPDARLAGAPVAGLLAGLDPAEVAGVRRLDLGWAGPGADPGGAGGGGRR; encoded by the coding sequence ATGGCGGACCACCCGGCGGATCCCGCGGCCCCGGCGGCGCCGCTGCGCGCGGTGCTGTCCATCGGCGGCAACGTCGGCGACGCCGCCGCCCGGCTGCGCGGGGTGGACCGGGCCTTCGGCCCGGCGGTGGTCGCCCGCAGCGGGTTCTACGCCACCGCCCCCTGGGGCGGGGTGGCGCAGGACGACTTCCTCAACGCGGTGCTCATCGTGGAGGTCGCGGACACCCCGCGCGGGCTGCTGCGCCGCTGCCAGGACCTGGAGCGCGCCGCGGACCGGGTGCGGGAGGTGCGCTGGGGCCCGCGCACCCTGGACGTGGACATCATCGCCGCGCGCACCCCCGCCGGGGCGGTGCACGCGAACACCCCGGAGCTGACCCTGCCGCATCCGCGGGCCCATCTGCGCGCCTTCGTGCTGGTGCCCTGGCTGGAGGCGGATCCGGACGCCCGGCTGGCCGGGGCGCCGGTGGCCGGGCTGCTCGCCGGGCTGGACCCGGCGGAGGTCGCCGGGGTGCGCCGGCTGGATCTGGGCTGGGCCGGGCCGGGGGCGGATCCGGGCGGGGCCGGCGGAGGGGGCCGGCGGTGA